One window of the Zea mays cultivar B73 chromosome 3, Zm-B73-REFERENCE-NAM-5.0, whole genome shotgun sequence genome contains the following:
- the LOC100281636 gene encoding LIM domain-containing protein WLIM1, with amino-acid sequence MATSFQGTTTKCTACDKTVYLVDKLTADNRVYHKACFRCHHCKGTLKLANYNSFDGVLYCRPHFDQLFKRTGSLDKSFQGTPKVVKPERNVGNENATKVSSAFAGTREKCVGCSKTVYPIERVTVNNTMYHKCCFKCCHGGCTISPSNYIAHEGKLYCKHHHVQLIKEKGNFSQLENDHEKTSQAGSLEDDEEEEY; translated from the exons ATGGCGACCTCCTTCCAGGGAACCACCACCAAGTGCACCGCCTGCGACAAGACGGTGTACCTCGTCGACAAGCTCACCGCCGACAACCGCGTCTACCACAAGGCCTGCTTCCGCTGCCACCACTGCAAGGGCACACTCAAG CTCGCCAACTACAACTCCTTCGACGGAGTGCTCTACTGCAGGCCTCACTTCGACCAGCTCTTCAAGAGGACCGGGAGCTTGGACAAGAGCTTCCAAG GAACCCCAAAGGTTGTCAAGCCAGAAAGAAACGTTGGGAATGAG AATGCTACTAAAGTCTCGAGCGCCTTCGCTGGCACCAGGGAGAAGTGTGTCGGATGCAGCAAGACAGTCTATCCAATTGAGAGG GTTACTGTGAACAACACCATGTACCACAAGTGCTGCTTCAAGTGCTGCCATGGAGGATGCACCATCAGCCCTTCTAACTACATCGCGCACGAGGGGAAGCTCTACTGCAAGCACCACCACGTCCAGctgatcaaggagaaagggaacttCAGCCAGCTCGAGAATGACCACGAGAAGACATCGCAGGCTGGGTCGCTGGAGGACGACGAAGAAGAAGAGTATTAA